A genome region from Desulfobacterales bacterium includes the following:
- a CDS encoding PilZ domain-containing protein, with protein MEAAIDYRKCKRFYHNSTILLEDEHKGSFAYGKINNMSGDGMFFITEFAFKPGTRVRFRLDNPPFKSCPNEFCGVVKWCKDTGDEDGGDYPYGVGVEFC; from the coding sequence ATGGAAGCTGCAATTGATTACCGAAAATGTAAACGCTTTTACCATAATTCAACCATCTTGCTGGAGGATGAACACAAAGGCTCCTTTGCATATGGTAAAATTAACAATATGAGTGGCGATGGCATGTTCTTTATCACTGAATTTGCCTTCAAGCCCGGTACCCGGGTTAGATTCAGACTGGATAATCCCCCGTTTAAATCCTGTCCCAACGAATTTTGTGGTGTCGTCAAGTGGTGTAAAGATACCGGCGATGAGGATGGGGGTGATTATCCGTATGGAGTGGGTGTCGAATTCTGCTAA
- a CDS encoding MFS transporter, with the protein MANTSTPNQSNGVSGFLIATACLLLLLSFGYRAGFGLFVKPITEANGWGREIISIALAVQNLFWGIIAFFAGGLADRFGNVKVVIAGTFLYALGMVLMPGVASPWGLNASAGILVGAGIAGTSFGIILPAMARAVGPQRQQWALGLGTAAGSIGQFAIVPLSQLLIDTYGWATALNILAGSALLMAVLAIPLAPYSGRQPAGQAQNANDQTVPQALQEAIQYRSFLLLVMGFFVCGFHVAFITAHMPAFITDLGFEPKVGAWSISLIGLCNVFGAYISGVVSGKMSMRFLLVWIYSVRAVVITLFMLIPVSLTSVLVFSATMGFLWLATVPPTSGLVALMFGTRYMAMLYGIVFLGHQVGSFIGVWLGGWLYDHSGSYDMVWWLGVVLGLMAAFVHWLMNERPVERLAAETV; encoded by the coding sequence GTGGCAAACACTTCAACACCAAACCAAAGCAATGGCGTCAGTGGTTTTTTAATTGCCACTGCCTGTCTGCTTTTGCTGCTGTCCTTTGGCTACCGCGCCGGGTTCGGTCTGTTTGTCAAGCCCATAACCGAAGCCAACGGCTGGGGCCGTGAAATCATATCCATCGCCTTGGCGGTTCAAAATCTTTTCTGGGGAATCATTGCCTTTTTTGCCGGCGGTCTGGCGGATCGTTTCGGCAACGTTAAAGTCGTCATTGCCGGAACTTTTTTATATGCTCTGGGTATGGTGTTGATGCCCGGAGTGGCCAGCCCCTGGGGATTGAACGCTTCCGCCGGGATATTGGTGGGTGCCGGTATTGCGGGCACTTCCTTTGGCATTATCCTGCCGGCTATGGCCAGAGCAGTGGGCCCGCAGCGGCAGCAGTGGGCGCTGGGGCTGGGAACCGCCGCCGGCTCCATCGGTCAATTTGCAATTGTGCCGCTGTCCCAATTGTTGATCGATACCTATGGCTGGGCCACCGCCCTCAACATCCTGGCCGGTTCGGCTTTGTTAATGGCGGTGCTGGCCATTCCACTGGCGCCCTACTCCGGAAGACAGCCGGCCGGGCAAGCGCAAAACGCTAACGACCAGACAGTTCCTCAAGCGCTCCAGGAAGCCATACAATACCGATCATTTTTGCTGCTGGTGATGGGATTTTTTGTCTGCGGTTTTCATGTGGCCTTTATCACAGCCCATATGCCGGCGTTTATCACCGATCTGGGTTTTGAGCCTAAAGTGGGTGCCTGGAGCATATCGCTTATCGGTCTGTGCAATGTATTCGGTGCGTATATTTCCGGGGTTGTATCCGGCAAAATGTCGATGCGCTTTCTGCTGGTGTGGATCTATTCAGTGCGTGCGGTCGTGATCACCTTGTTTATGTTAATCCCGGTGAGCCTCACCTCCGTGCTGGTGTTCAGCGCCACCATGGGGTTTTTATGGCTGGCGACGGTGCCGCCGACTTCGGGACTGGTTGCGTTGATGTTCGGGACCCGTTACATGGCCATGCTTTACGGTATAGTTTTTCTGGGCCATCAGGTGGGCAGCTTCATTGGTGTCTGGCTGGGTGGCTGGCTGTATGATCACAGCGGAAGCTACGATATGGTCTGGTGGCTGGGCGTGGTGCTGGGTTTAATGGCCGCATTTGTACACTGGTTGATGAACGAGCGGCCGGTTGAGCGGTTGGCCGCTGAAACGGTGTAG
- a CDS encoding DUF3568 family protein, with protein sequence MRKFLTDTDGLKIGLTIIGLLGCIGLLGGCAEVVVPGAMAGGGEYYRYTTSNIAKETLMGDERDVTEAARSALTQMDMRIHSVTPYTDETIILASTPELEISITIVPVTANTTQVIIDAKEDHIIKKDKATADAILAQIRHVLASKDSTEDLFSRIFIKNNCKHHIYVAVRFLTAKNEPEHWTTRGWFALQAGQKKHIADTHNRYIYFYAETRLKDQMYWSGDDFHWFEGHRFGFFKADFGNDLGDITQSFGCD encoded by the coding sequence ATGCGAAAATTTTTGACTGACACAGATGGGTTGAAAATCGGTCTGACGATCATCGGGCTGCTGGGTTGCATCGGTTTGCTGGGTGGATGTGCCGAGGTGGTTGTGCCCGGGGCGATGGCCGGGGGTGGCGAGTATTATCGCTATACCACCTCCAATATTGCCAAAGAAACTTTAATGGGTGATGAGCGCGATGTGACCGAGGCGGCTCGCAGCGCCCTGACCCAAATGGATATGCGGATACATTCGGTAACCCCTTATACGGATGAAACCATCATTCTGGCATCAACACCCGAATTGGAGATCAGCATTACAATTGTCCCGGTGACGGCTAATACCACCCAGGTCATTATTGATGCCAAAGAAGACCACATCATCAAAAAAGACAAGGCGACTGCGGATGCCATCTTAGCCCAGATTCGACATGTGCTGGCCAGCAAAGATTCAACTGAAGACCTATTTTCCAGGATTTTTATCAAAAACAATTGCAAACACCACATTTACGTGGCTGTGCGTTTTCTGACCGCCAAAAATGAACCGGAACACTGGACAACCCGGGGCTGGTTTGCGTTGCAGGCGGGTCAAAAAAAGCACATTGCCGATACTCACAACCGCTATATCTATTTTTATGCTGAAACGCGCCTGAAAGATCAAATGTACTGGAGCGGTGATGATTTTCACTGGTTCGAGGGCCATCGGTTTGGATTTTTCAAGGCTGATTTCGGCAATGATTTGGGTGACATCACCCAATCGTTTGGCTGTGATTAA